The stretch of DNA AAGTGGTGCCGAAACGGTATGAAACAACGAAATTTGGTTCAGAAACTCATTCTAAACCTTTTAAATCATTATGCCCCTCTGGAACAGGTGGAACGGCTAGTGGAACGAGTGAGTGCTTCGACACTACTCGAGGATCGCCGCGATGCTTGCAGAGCGCTCAGGGCTCTTTCGAAAAAATATCGCGTGGAAGTGGGAGCCCAAGGTATGCACGCTCTTCTCCAAGTAATGGAAATGGATAGAGCCGATCCGGAGATAATTGGGTACTGCTTGGACACCCTCTGTCATATCACTTCTCGGGAACAGTTCGAAGAAGAAGCGGACAACCCAAGCGTGACGGTCAACATAGGAGAACAATTTACGGAGATGTTCCTCAAGTCGAACGAGAATGTGAACTTGATTTTGAATTGTCTGGAAGAGTACGATTTTAGGGTTCGCTGGTCGGCTATTAAGTTGTTGACCAGTTTGTTAGCGAACAAACCGAAGGACATACAGGAAATCGTTCTTGTTAGCCCAATGGGCGTTTCCAAGTTGATGGATTTGCTGGTTGACAGCCGAGAAGTTATTAGAAATGATGTATTGCTACTGTTGATACAGCTTACCAAAGGAAACGCaaacatccaaaaaattgtagcttttgaaaatgctttcgatcgattgtttgatgttatcaaggaggaaggatgcgcagatggtggaattgtcgtggaggattgtttatttctgatgatgaacttgcTTAAAAACAATCCCAGTAATCAGCAGTTCTTCAAAGAAGGATCCTACATCCAGCGGTTGGCACCAATGTTTGTTATTTCACCAGAGCAGGAAGAAATCGGTATGACACCACAGAAAGTTTCCAATTTACTGTGTATGCTGCAGATCGTGCGATCTTTGGTCAGCCCCATCAATTCTCAGCACGTGATCTCTTCTTGCCAAAAAGCAATGCGAAGCTCTGGCCTTCTGGAAGGTTTGTGCAACATCATAATGGGAAGTGGTGTATCGCCGGACATTCTCACGGAAACTATCAACACGGTAGCTGAAGTAATCCGTGGGGATACACATAATCAGGAGTATTTCAATTCCGTATTAGCTCCCAGCAATCCGCCTAGACCAGCCTTAATCGTGTTGCTCATGTCGATGGTTAATGAAAAACAGCCGTTACCGTTACGGTGTGCCGTGTTGTACTGCTTCCAAAGCTTCCTGTACAGGAACGAATCCGGTCAAAATGCTCTCGTTCAAACTCTCCTACCATCTAGCGCACAGGTTTCGTCACTAACTTCCGGTCAACTTTTGTGCGGGGGGCTGTTCAGCAATGATCCGCTCTCCAATTGGTTCTCGGCTGTTTCTTTAGCGCATGCCCTCATTGATAACACAGCCCAAAAGGAACAGCTGCTGCGTGTTTTGCTGGCCACTTCAGTCGGCAGTACGCCGGTATCGTTGCTCCAACAGTGCACCCAACTTCTTCAGCAAGCTAACTGCAAGTTTCAAAACAAAGTAGCGTTACTGATGCTACTGGTGGTGTGGCTTAGCCATTGCCAGCTGGCTGTTAAAACATTCCTATCGACATCCGGCAGTGTAGCTTATCTCATCGCACAAATTTCCGCCAACGAACACGACGATAACGAATACCTAATCCAGGGATTGTGCGCCTTTCTGATGGGGATCTGCATTCAGTTCAACGATAACGGTGTTCAGGGAAGCAAGAGGGAAGATCTCTGTCAGCTGCTGATCAAGCGGATCGGGCTCGAGACGTACAGCACGAAGCTGGGTGAGGTTTCGAAGCACGAGAGCTACAGCCGAGCTTCGAAACAGCCGCAAATAAAGATACAGTCGAGGTCGGATCTGCTGCTGGATTATGAATTCTGCAAACTGTTCAAAGCTTTGGAGTGTGAGTGAAAATTTGACGTAAACGCTTCTCTAAGCAAATACcattatgaaatatttttttagctaCTATAATCAAAACCGTGAACGGTTTTGGCAGTGGAGAGGAAAATATTACGGAGCTGACATTAAGTCAGGAAGCATCTGGACTGGTTGGGCAATATAAAGATATAATTCGAGATCAAGATAGTCGGTTACAAACTCTGCAGGAACAACTGAAGAATGCAGAGAGTGGAGCAGCGCAGCTGCAGGTAAGAATCTAGTTGTAGTTTACTGAGGATAAttcaagtcaaaaaaaaaaaataatttctgtacaCAGAGACTTATCTCTAATTTGACATACCGAGGTGTCTCATTAGAgacgattgtgacctgtaacTGGACATATCAACTAacacaatgtgaaaaacaagttaaaacaggaaaattattgaaaatttaagaaataacTATTAGAAAAGTTTGCTAATATATAATCTAGGttgaaaacactcctaaaaGTTTATCGTGTTGTAGCAATTTGCACaaatgatgtttacaaaaatgtccaattagataCGGAAATGTTCAATCGCACTACAGATCTGTCCAATAAGCTAGATGTCGGATTAGAGGCGAATACCTGtattaaaatgtaaaatgtacccTAGACAGAAAATTTCGCTTGCCTCTGGGCTTTTTAACccattaataatttttttaacaaaagcttttaattattggcgttacagagacccaatcttcaagaattatttttttccgttttccggaaaatgacaaaaaatcgaaaactcgccaaacaaaaatgttggccataacctacatttttgttcctgtaggaggttcaatccaatggtttttttcctacatcacaatgcgTGGTTTTTTaacaaagtaatactgtagaaaagtttacatatttttaaattttatttttagttcatcgatttctttcttctcaatataaccatggataacagctattacaaccatcctccttaggggctttggaccctctgTTGGGGttttcaatagtttcaggttctttttcggatgCTACTTTAGAGATACGTAATCCACATGTGGAATTGATGCGTTACCCTATCGGATTACCCAATTATTACGGTGGTTATGATCAGTGTTGGCGCGTTCCTCAGCGCCAAGGCAGTGGACTGTATAAGTGGAAGACTGGTCAACTGCGTGGAAATAAAACTCTTCTTCCGCCTTGAAAAAGGCAGGCAATGGTTTCCACAGCAGTCTACTAGCCAGATATCGATGGTGCGAAGGTTTGCTCGGAAGGCAAGAGTGCAGAATGGAAGTCAAAAAACACTGGTACTTTTCTCCTAGGTTTTATATAACGATGTTGTGTGTATAACGCGTAAAAACTGAATACCATAATTCCTCGACCGCCACATCATTTTATGTGAAAGTGAACGTGTGGCGCTAGCGATGTAATTCGGTGCGCAGTGCTGTCGGCGATGAATAAATCTGCCCCGCGCATGCGCTCAATGTGTGCATCGATGACGTCATTCTGGAGCggtcgaatcgggcgcgaacaatgaatgggcaaaatcgcatggaaattcgttcaacaacactcatcaacagataaaactcacccttctattctccgtttatgcctcactttatttgagacagaaaacattcacctatcatcttcgcaaagttcattctcgattttaacggaaaaatactgtatCGATTCCACTCacctattctcagagaattttgcattccctcatttgcctctcggaatgacgttataagtgcgattcacatacaacatacacgccacgttcacgtcccgtcacgtcacgatacgtcaatgattctaccatgcaattctcatgaaaacattcacatacaccagcaacgtaacgacccgtcagcatacgttcaacgaaaacgaccggcagggtttgtagaaaagaataattgacggagacggacggttcgtttggtttttgtctgggctttgtgtctcggcttttgttttgatttggttatacagtaatttacatctacatcgacattaagctaattgaacagatctgtgatgcaacacgtttaattagacatttttacctctagttggacatttttgtaaacattgagttcggggcccaaattatggccccacattgatagtcgccaccagtcgcaaatgtccaattactggtcaaaaccgactccaatgcgacactgagtggtacctcagcatatcgctttataagtaacttactgtactttttatgccgatctagaggcgaatgaactgaaaagtttaaagcctctttaattcaacatcatcatcattttatgccaacatatctcatagctccaaatttcggagtgaaaatcattcgcgactagttgaaagaattattctatttattattattattgcataagggtcggactacggggtttaagcatttaaataattgaattcaatgattctcattgaatttttcaaaatttagaactgattctaggcatgctgatttgaaagaggacattgcaatttaaaattgttgtagatggcgacaccatgaataaaattaaataaatcattcgtttggcatttgacgtgacggtgctggtagaagcattgactgcatgtgtgaattggtggagacgttgacggaacgtagacgttcttctccgtaacgtgctatgtgaatcgcacaatatggtgatcaaattggaaacttttgcttgcgccagcgagtgtctctgtaaaatcattcgtttttcactcaaatagcagtgattcagcctcgatcgcggcagtaaaataaagGTAGATAGTTTAAATCGaattgtttcctgtgcactattgcaatgacatttttttgtttctagtatgaaacgatctaaagccagcgctacacgatgcgacgaacaccctcgaatgttggacgctcgatgattcgacgcatcgtgtagtcgactgacgagctacgagcctccaatgtcgagtgtcgaatattcgcgttggaaggtaatccgttcgttgtggattaccttccaacgcgagtggcacgagtcaaaggatatttgtcattcgttgattcgacactcgatgacattcgatacaccgctacacgattcgtccgaatctatctttgacagatcggtttgtttacaagttttagatgaaggaactatgaaattgattcataaaattcaaaatgttcggcaaaatattgcagtttaataatgttgatttcaagcatttttaatttacagcccgatatcagtacaattgctacggcagcaatttaaatactcgcatcgtcatccagtttcctaatgtttttgatggtaaataaaaacaataaacattcgatccaaatactcgccgattgtttggaccgattgcattgaatcgaacattcacttcaccgtgtagcagcgcATTCGTCACAATgttgacaaggaaaagagtacaagggaaaataaaatcatacatataagcaaattcagtctattttgactcactcgttattttgtttcgtgcgatccttccaaaggcgtattcattcattgaatggtGTTTTCcgctctttgttttgttatgttcactctcagtcccgattgaagatggtcggggagtgaaaaatgattaatcgtgcaatctcacgattgcttgctgcattcttttcgccatgattattccaagtagatacaagagtgatttataattaggtgtggagaaatgagcgaatgaactatTCCATACTTGATTATGAtgcaaaacagcagtaaatgattctgaagtacttcgctGTACTCCTGACCAGTGGCGTAGTATGCGGGCGGCAAACCCGGCATTTGGTTCTGccacatttcttcaatttgccTTTGATATTGTCCAATACCTCTCGAAAATTGGTGGattgatagttttttcaatGGAGTCGATTTTGTGCTCCATGTATTGGCTCTGCATTGGCTCCATAAATCTGTTTTGGATGCCATCCCGGCTGTAATTGCAGCTTGTCAAGTCAGGCCAGAACTTCACTGGACCATTGTGTGATAGAATGGATGGCAAAATCCTATTCTGAAGACACTCTTCCTTGTAATTGTTGCCCCAGTGATAACAACCCTTGTCTTTGTTCTACTATTACAGATCCCTTGCTAAATCATCAACTTACGGGCAAGTTTATCTGCGTAAACAAATTTGAATCTACCCTACGCTTGACAAGGTAAAATTTGTTACCGACTATTTGTCTAAAAATCCAATTTTACGTGccctatgatcagaaagtaccgggatttttaaaataaaacaaaatagagttaaatttcagacaaatttattttatctcttTCAAAATACGATTCATCTGAAGCATCACATGTGTCAACGCTTGACCCAGGATGGCTTTCAGTTCCCTCGTCGCATTCTCTTTGATCtcatcgatcgactgaaatcttttTCCACGAAGTGGAAACTTCAACTAGGGAAACAAAAAAGGGGGGGCCGGGCCCATCAGGTGAATACGGTGCTTACTCGGTGGTTtttacttgatgtttggtcaaataattcagtacaattttggctcggtgcgatggcgcgttatcatcatgcaaaatccaagaattgtcgGCCCACATTTCTGGTCGTTTGCGGCGTACAGCATCTCTCAAACGCTTCAAAACGGATAAataatattctttgttgactGTCTAGCCCGGTGGAAGGTACTCATAGTGCACTACACGTTGACAATCGAAGAAAACAGTTTTTGAGTGGATTTGACGCTACTCGGACGATTCTTGTTTTGTTTCTATGTCAAACTCATAGACCCATGTCTCGTCGCCCGTAATTATCCGTTTAACGAAGGGTGGATCACTTTGGGCTTGAGAAATCATCTCTTCAGCAACTGCCTGTTGGTGGTGTTTTTGCACGAAATTCAGGTCCTTCGGAACGAGCCTGGTTGCCACGCGTATCATACCCAAAACATCAACGACATTATGCTGTGCCGTTCCATATGCAATACCAAATTCACTAGACATCTCTCTTAAGCTGGTATGACAATTTTCAAGCACCATTTCTTTCACTTTCTTCAAGTTTTCATCGGTGTTCGACGTCTCCCGGTATCGTTTGAGCACGGCatttacagtcgattttggaaattTGAGGAATTTTGCAATCTTTCCTCCCGACCACGTCGGGTTCTCAATGtgattgtgcgattttttttcgcctttcgcgttccatcgtcgataacttttgggtgtatccttcaatcttgacgaattctgtactactgaataaacaaaccaCCCGGATCAAACAACTGTGACAACTAGGGGCGctgaagtgaataaaaataagcgaTCAAattctaagggtgctcatacactgtttgaccgaagccaaatatttgactctttttgacagataaaatttggtcaacgtgtactgattaaatatattctacacaaaacacgacaagcaaatattcaattattggatgcctaaaatattttttcagtctgttcttcgaacctgtcggtacatggttaggttaccttggatatttcagttgatttttttttccatgttcggtgtttgatattgtttactactgtttaaaattgaagagtggaaaacaaaatagtgtttgtacaaatatcaaatcaaaccttatctgtcaaaaaatatcaaatatttgacctccgggcaaacagtgtacggccaccttaactgaAACACACTTTATTTCTTAAGCTGCATTATAAGAACGCATATTTCTAAATAATGTCTGTGTTATTGAAGGCATTTTTGAGCAATTTTTGTGCTGGAATTAAAGAGCTTGCTAGTCTGGTTtacactaaagtaaaaatggcacAGACAGCGCTTCGTGCGAACACATTTTCAGCAATcgtaaattgattgaaaattatctgcGTTCTAAAATGAACCAAGAATGACTCAATGGCTCGGCATTTTTTTCGATCGAAAATGAATCGCATGCAGATCttgattcaaatgcaattgAGGATCATTTTGCTTCGGTTGAAGCACGCAAGGTAAAGATTTGACTAGagaataagcgaagctggtaatAATTTTTCCTAACCTTCTGAATGCGGATAAACTGCTCAAAGTTAACTTTGGTATAAGTGAGTAGCTttctcaaaatatcagaaactcaaagttagtgaaaaaatcgaataaagtggtgtttttttttgggcgccattttcatagtttgctgggggcgctgtctaccctcactacgtcgcTGCTCCTGACTGTATattagaaaaaagaaaacatcCTGACTGTATATTCGTGTTGATTAAAGGATTATCTGAATCAGGCCTCTTTGATATAATTTCCTCCAAGTCATCAAACTTTCGGCTCTTATATTGCaaaatatataaacaaaatattttatccGAAAGATCAGCGCGAGCATGATGGATTCCAAGGAAAGCAACGATTACTgctcatttctttttttttcttatctgaCCTAACCTGTtggttgagaaaaaataaaagaaaaactgCAGTTTCTTATTTACTGCCCATCGAttgtcatttttgacgtaggactacgtctttcatttctatactggggtgttaattcaaagtttcgagaaaCGAAAGCCTTACGCCGgagaacaagattttgagcgttaatagctcctaaacagctgaacgaaatggtatgacaaacacttcattcgaaagataaaatgtctacgcgttatatacttgatactttttggtccaaaaacttgttagccttaaaattgctattgatatcaccaatcggtatataagcgagcgccgctcggaaatccactcagttataattgaacagcggttggagcatgttgtcgatgttgtggcgaagctaacttcgttcatcacgAAAGTGCTGATGAACGGCGTCACCAAGAGCctatttgtgcaccttaggccagatgGGAATCCAtcgggaggagagtgatgccactgaaaaggcgaccaagaaagtaacAGCATCGAAGATTGGCACCGCAAAAAGTAAGCAGCAAAAGCGCTTGAGgtatcggagcagccaccacaatcaaacacacgcgcgcaactctctAGCATCGAAAAAAATCCGATAAGATGTCAtctttgctgaaaaataatctgccacttccccttggaattgaaaattacattcgagcgaaagagtttattttaatgttttctatccatgtaatactgcgaccaaatacattttgttttgtgatttttcaatcaagtgcaattagcaggaaagcttctgaagattcttcttccccatcagtagaatattttcgtatccaataatggatgcacgcgcagcggaaaatgtttcgcatcgcgaaaatcaaataattttcaatcgattattgcccagtcgctgaaagtttcaaactcggAGGggtcattcgcctctagtttgctttCCAAATAGCCatagtaaaccacaccttctcacgattcaatcacggacaaaaagcatacttaagcgatattctgctggtgaaacgcattcagtataTTTCGAACTATGAAGGGGCGCAGGAGATCCGATCCATCAAGAGGAGAAGAGATGGCGACCaagagaataccagcatcgaaaattggttccgtttgatgcatcggagcagccgccacacacacacataaacgcgcgcaactcttttcgtttggtggttatcgagcatcgagaagaattcggaaaaaaattaaaaattacattcaagcgaaagagtttattttaatgttttctattcatataatactgcgatcaaatgcatttcgttttgcgatttttcaatcaagtgcaattaacactttaaggaccgggaagaaatatgtaagacatacgcctgggaccgcacgttttgacttgtgtgaagttgcttgctttgcttgcaagtttttaagaggctttaaactttgcagttcattcgcctctatgtgtgaagttagcggatgaaagtttAGCGGatcaaagtttttgttgcgtgcaagtttctgttcaacgtcttgctggatttaacgAATAATGagttatttcagttgaaataattgattgtttatcaagtaacaaccttcaaaatcatgctcatttgaaagagcattgaataattcatctttccacattcagactgaaacgtgagcatgtgTCAATAAAGGAAATAtatagaattttgaaaataaaaaaaaagttgttcgaatagagttatcgaagttattcgatagagaaatatttcaccTTTCAGCCACAATTTgattaatcggaaaagggtctgagaaaagttataggccaaccgcgagtaatcggttctctacgttactaaccatagaattaggaaattgtttatatatagttataaaaatatagttaaaaattcggctccttaaaacttatgtaactgagcctgtaaaaataaacgaattaataaaaaataagttgtatgggagaaattaattattttaaagaaaattgaaaaaatgtatttgaaaGGATCGAAAAAACATTCTTGAGATAGTactcaaagaatatttttatttatctctggccaaattttcattgatcCGAAaggggtatgagaaaagttattggccaaaatgttcacgagttgtacgggggaaagggtctggctgggtaaggaagtaaaaagaaaaaagatgtaaaaatgtctattgtatagaaattttgactatttttcgaatccctatccataggatctatagtgaaaaacgtaccttgCATTTTTcagcacgccattctcaatagctcaaaaattgaaAGAAGTACTTAAAGTGCGTCTTTCTATGATATATCGAGAAATTTTGATCAAAAAattaattcctaaaaaattgaagtactaaaaaaatcttgaaatattgatttttttttagtatagtatagagattcagtacagtattcgtatttaaatgtgttcctacgccttatacgaattcaaaattttacgttcatacaataatacctcagtactgaatggttcacaacaacgttatagaaatcaaatgaaagataggTGATAACGTTAATCAGATTTGCTATCTTTGaagaaacagaaagaaatcgatttttcatatctTCCCGATATTATcaccactacatctacatacatcgaaatacaaatttctctgtaaaatattccaTGTAAATTATACTTTAAAgagatttatatcccatcttcatgcgttgatattccacgattttaaagcatttcaaaaatctccTAAAAATTTCACTTCACTCTTCTccttcatatttttttcgagtgtgaaaaagttttatttccattttcgctaaatttattaatttccctcctacaacttgtatacattttggcccacaccttttctcagactcttttctggccaacgaaaatttggctgaagatggataaTTCTCTATCCAACGagtattatgtaaaaaatgtgttttgggtcctttcaaataacttttttcaattttcttcaaatttatttatttccccCATCAAGTTGTAAAGGTTTAgggctataacttttcttagaccctattccgaccaatggaaattGACTAAagttagataaaaatattctatatcgaataagtactatctcgagaatgtgttttgggtcctttcaaataacttttttcaattttctttaacataactaatttcttccatacgacttggcttataacttttctcaCACCCTTTTCCGagtaataaaattgtggctggaggATAGGTAAATTAActtctattcgaacaactttttttgattttcaaaattctgtaaattttcctatattgatccatgctcacgtttcagtctataacttttctctgtcacgatcaagaaaaaaatgaattatgtggaaagatgaatgattcaattctctatctaatgagcatgattgaaggttgttacttgataaacaatcaatttatttcaattgaaataattcattattcactaaatccagcaagacgttgaacagaaacttgcacgcaaccaaaaatttcattcgctaatttcacacaagtccgtaaagaaggaacgcgaaaactagaaatctcgtgagcggtccgcaacggatgggacgcgaaacacgaggaatctcgtgagcggtccgcaaagtgttaataGGAAAGTttcgaagattattcttccccatcagtagtatATTTTCGTATCAAATATTGGATGcttaaaaccttgtgcctccaacgtaacgctgtcgttttcgaagtcccccgaatattcatttatacattcattcagaatggattcagatgccacttcaaacaaataatcactaaatcaacgatagtcctacgtcaacctttcAGTTATACcacatatataacccacttcctgtttattTGCGGACAATTCATTTTTCTAATCGGCGAGCTGAGTCTCAAGTCTGTCGACGGCTTCATGTACAACACTTGCATTTTGCTGCTGCAGTGTCAGCCGATGGATCACTTCCGTGTTGTATTGCAATTGttcgttgaatttttttttgccgctcGGTAAGTTCACTAAAGTCCAACTCGCTGCGTACGTAATGTGTTTGTTAATGTGCTCACCGGCCGGCGGGTATGCAGCAACTATAGGATCCCGATACGCATTAAAGGGTTTGGCTCCGAAGCTTCGTGATGGCCTCGTCACAACTTCAAGATTATTGTTGAATTCAGACGGGTTGGGAACAAAGCATAAATAGCATATaaatctaagggtgggtttagactagtgatatattcatgtgaagaaatatgatgagatttatagaaatcgtatcaaccgtttacactagcgtgaacttctataatgaatatattcatattttcggtgaatttattcacctgaagtagactgcatccaactttagtgatttctcaccattgagaaattcacaagcgtttacatatgctgaatttattcaagttatatatacctcgaataagtgtatcatatttattctcacccgtttacacctattttcacgtgaataaattcatctatagctatagatctccctaatgtaaacccgccataaggcaGGTTCAATTCTGTTGGTAAGAGTGACCAAAGGTTCAACAAAATCACACGGATGTGTCCCACATTACGGTGTCTCCTTCTTGAAAGCCCGGGTGTCTAGGTTTATCTTTTTACAAAGGGCCtgattgtcacggacagttgcgtgtaaaaataaactccgtgaagtgaaagtgttcattaCCGTTTATGAGAGACATGTCGGTTGCAGAATGTccggcgtttgaacgttatgtcggttacataatttcggacgtttgaacgtaatgtaggtaaaattaatacagtgtgttagagatgtgccatccgctcatgagctgttgagaatcgactctttgaagtgagttgacgcggaacagctcgcaaaaaaaaatcaaacagctcttcagctcactttgatgatgatgcaggagagaaaagagctgtagaattgaagagagtgtgtgagctgtaaaggctgatttagacgatgccagtcagcgctctagttgaagtatccagtgaacagagaacagacactctgttcaagatacttgtaccagtatcgaacaagtaattggc from Toxorhynchites rutilus septentrionalis strain SRP chromosome 3, ASM2978413v1, whole genome shotgun sequence encodes:
- the LOC129778460 gene encoding general vesicular transport factor p115-like, with the translated sequence MNFIKSGLQSVLGSQEPGALQSGAETVERLVERVSASTLLEDRRDACRALRALSKKYRVEVGAQGMHALLQVMEMDRADPEIIGYCLDTLCHITSREQFEEEADNPSVTVNIGEQFTEMFLKSNENVNLILNCLEEYDFRVRWSAIKLLTSLLANKPKDIQEIVLVSPMGVSKLMDLLVDSREVIRNDVLLLLIQLTKGNANIQKIVAFENAFDRLFDVIKEEGCADGGIVVEDCLFLMMNLLKNNPSNQQFFKEGSYIQRLAPMFVISPEQEEIGMTPQKVSNLLCMLQIVRSLVSPINSQHVISSCQKAMRSSGLLEGLCNIIMGSGVSPDILTETINTVAEVIRGDTHNQEYFNSVLAPSNPPRPALIVLLMSMVNEKQPLPLRCAVLYCFQSFLYRNESGQNALVQTLLPSSAQVSSLTSGQLLCGGLFSNDPLSNWFSAVSLAHALIDNTAQKEQLLRVLLATSVGSTPVSLLQQCTQLLQQANCKFQNKVALLMLLVVWLSHCQLAVKTFLSTSGSVAYLIAQISANEHDDNEYLIQGLCAFLMGICIQFNDNGVQGSKREDLCQLLIKRIGLETYSTKLGEVSKHESYSRASKQPQIKIQSRSDLLLDYEFCKLFKALESTIIKTVNGFGSGEENITELTLSQEASGLVGQYKDIIRDQDSRLQTLQEQLKNAESGAAQLQAQLEQVRNANSQLSDQNILLKAQLQAASDLQKSQQPSPLHLLPTQAESVNHQTEALERQLTALSLQQEEQQSKANRFEAENKRLLGEMEILKQQLEEAVKSTHESKSDLEKLRKDQEDLLELLTDQESKMRSYRRTLKKMGCQVEDDSDEDEQHNHIEEGSNGSLL